The following are encoded in a window of Miltoncostaea marina genomic DNA:
- a CDS encoding sulfite exporter TauE/SafE family protein: MTADVLLLVGVGILAGGVNAIAGGGSLLSFPVLIATGMSPLTANVTNTIAQLPGYVSIVGGYWGDLAGQGPRLRALLPVTAAGAGAGVAALALGGEDAFEAVVPWLVLLACALLAVQPRLRRRLAESTEPRTAPSPALLAAVFLGAAYSTYFGAAAGVLILAVLALGIVDRLGRLNALNRALILAANAIGAPALMLVAPVDWAAVATLAPATLVGGYAGARVARLLPDHILRIAVIAIGVAVAVWLLVR, encoded by the coding sequence GTGACGGCTGACGTCCTGCTCCTCGTCGGCGTGGGCATCCTCGCCGGCGGGGTGAACGCCATCGCGGGCGGCGGGTCACTCCTGTCGTTCCCCGTCCTCATCGCGACCGGCATGTCGCCCCTGACGGCGAACGTGACCAACACGATCGCCCAGCTGCCGGGGTACGTCTCCATCGTCGGCGGCTACTGGGGCGACCTCGCCGGGCAGGGCCCCCGGCTGCGCGCGCTGCTGCCGGTCACGGCGGCCGGCGCGGGCGCCGGCGTCGCCGCGCTGGCCCTGGGCGGCGAGGACGCCTTCGAGGCCGTGGTGCCGTGGCTCGTGCTGCTGGCCTGCGCGCTGCTGGCGGTCCAGCCGCGGCTGCGCCGGCGGCTCGCCGAGTCCACCGAGCCGCGCACCGCGCCCTCCCCCGCCCTGCTGGCGGCCGTCTTCCTGGGCGCGGCCTACTCCACCTACTTCGGCGCGGCGGCGGGCGTGCTGATCCTGGCCGTGCTGGCGCTCGGCATCGTCGACCGGCTCGGGCGGCTCAACGCGCTCAACCGGGCGCTCATCCTGGCCGCCAACGCGATCGGCGCGCCCGCCCTGATGCTCGTCGCGCCGGTCGACTGGGCGGCGGTGGCGACGCTCGCGCCCGCCACCCTGGTGGGCGGCTACGCGGGCGCGCGCGTCGCCCGGCTGCTCCCAGACCACATCCTGCGCATCGCGGTCATCGCGATCGGCGTCGCCGTGGCGGTCTGGCTGCTGGTCCGCTGA